Proteins from a single region of Paenibacillus sp. BIHB 4019:
- a CDS encoding VanZ family protein, producing the protein MINENNIYLKVIAILILIISLLYLKFNKKSSLTYMTLFLIFYVYMINVFKLTLLPIPIDPRAIAAMKGETVQFFYNLNYIPFRAFDKNMLLNIILLVPYGFFIRYLTRKGNILIHAVFLGLFFEAAQTLISLATNFNYRTIDIDDAIANFLGVLLGYAIHLIFSVISYKVLNKISNKNSFLEHIFQVSKLSLRK; encoded by the coding sequence ATGATTAATGAAAATAATATATATCTTAAAGTAATCGCAATATTGATTTTGATTATTTCGCTTTTATATTTAAAATTCAATAAAAAATCCTCGCTTACTTATATGACTTTGTTTTTAATTTTCTATGTTTACATGATTAATGTTTTTAAATTGACGCTTCTGCCTATACCTATTGATCCGAGGGCTATTGCGGCGATGAAAGGAGAGACTGTTCAATTTTTTTATAATCTGAACTATATTCCTTTTAGAGCGTTTGATAAAAATATGCTGCTGAATATTATACTTTTAGTCCCCTATGGATTTTTTATTCGATATTTGACTCGCAAAGGAAATATTTTGATTCACGCTGTTTTTTTGGGATTGTTTTTTGAAGCAGCACAAACATTGATTTCATTAGCAACAAATTTTAACTATAGGACGATAGATATTGATGATGCTATTGCGAACTTCTTAGGTGTTTTATTAGGTTACGCTATTCATCTTATATTTAGTGTAATCTCATATAAGGTTCTGAATAAAATTTCAAATAAAAATAGCTTTTTAGAGCATATTTTTCAGGTATCTAAATTATCATTACGGAAATGA
- a CDS encoding trypsin-like peptidase domain-containing protein produces MRKGTWLSLIMSVAFLLFGAGAVVFIRSEIPKQLSGKPLLAVSDTRSEKTGKPLKDVIYETQKLVVMIESGNGKQGSGFLYNNQGDLITNAHVVSGVHKVKIHTSDARELDGEVIGISTETDVAVVRVPGLVGEKPLKMVRNKKAEIGDEVMAIGSPLGFQNTVTTGIISGLGRNFTIEPYSYKDLYQISAPIAPGNSGGPLVRRETGEVLGINSAGIEQGSIGFSIPIVNVLATVEAWSTKPMEVLPEQEGTNSTGMAKQEATMSEYASYLVTHFYDSLNNADYVYAYSLLGGSWKEGTSYDAFREGYMPTRNVVIDDMHVTVNNDQQATVTAIISVDERVSGKNKLSKYQVIYDVGYENDQLKLITGRGKVIEQAAHEKEQH; encoded by the coding sequence ATGAGAAAAGGAACTTGGCTTAGCCTGATCATGTCCGTTGCTTTTCTGCTTTTTGGAGCTGGAGCGGTCGTATTTATTCGTTCCGAAATTCCAAAGCAGCTCAGTGGCAAGCCGCTGCTTGCCGTGTCAGATACGCGCTCGGAGAAAACAGGCAAGCCGCTTAAAGACGTCATTTATGAAACACAGAAGCTGGTCGTCATGATTGAAAGCGGCAATGGCAAGCAGGGATCAGGCTTTTTGTACAATAATCAAGGTGATTTGATCACCAACGCGCATGTCGTATCCGGCGTTCATAAGGTGAAAATCCACACGTCTGATGCACGGGAGCTTGATGGCGAAGTAATTGGCATCAGCACGGAGACGGATGTCGCGGTTGTCCGCGTCCCAGGACTGGTTGGCGAGAAGCCGCTTAAGATGGTTCGCAATAAAAAAGCGGAAATTGGCGATGAAGTGATGGCGATCGGCAGTCCGCTTGGTTTTCAAAATACAGTAACGACCGGCATCATTAGCGGCTTGGGCCGTAATTTTACGATTGAACCGTACTCGTATAAGGATTTGTATCAAATTTCTGCGCCCATTGCGCCAGGGAACAGCGGTGGCCCTCTGGTCAGAAGAGAGACAGGCGAAGTGCTCGGCATTAATTCAGCAGGCATTGAGCAAGGTTCGATCGGGTTCAGCATTCCAATCGTCAATGTGCTGGCAACGGTGGAAGCCTGGTCGACGAAGCCAATGGAGGTGCTGCCTGAGCAGGAGGGCACGAATAGCACGGGCATGGCAAAGCAGGAAGCGACGATGAGTGAATATGCCAGCTACTTGGTTACACATTTTTACGACAGCTTGAACAATGCCGATTATGTGTATGCCTATTCCTTGCTGGGCGGCAGTTGGAAAGAGGGTACAAGCTATGACGCATTTCGGGAAGGCTATATGCCAACGCGCAATGTCGTCATCGACGATATGCATGTCACGGTCAACAACGACCAGCAAGCGACTGTGACGGCGATTATTTCAGTAGATGAACGAGTAAGCGGCAAAAACAAGCTGAGCAAATATCAGGTGATTTACGATGTCGGCTATGAGAACGATCAGCTCAAGCTGATAACCGGCAGAGGCAAGGTCATTGAGCAGGCCGCACATGAGAAAGAACAGCATTAA
- a CDS encoding zinc ribbon domain-containing protein yields the protein MHCQHCGNKYEPSAVYCSKCGKPLLQDAQANEQTQAIVIQEHELFIREASASLVPEQAPVRNRRTRAGAGRKFIIALVPVVVFISTSAGVFSYYIYESDLNDHVAEWHEQAKQKAWGGKYREAMVQLEKAAKMRPAYGALQEDMDIVNEAVAIENKINLLASELDNGSLTEAGALVKQLNTLLAGREEQIFSPLREAFADLNVRMVVVQVQNELDQINSLDALAVKLNTVNGLGGEEAVAVRKQIVDKIAIVCQQQTKELLQKKSFSEAIAMVQKGMAYAPEDTNLTKLLESIHAEKQAFEQAEQERIERAMQKAAEEDLLNQTAAVEVVKVDTSFDETGIFKIHALLKNAATRPIYSVEIQYSVRGKDKQILKKGKSIAMPNYIEPNESFTFDATVEGIEETDATVVIDHVTWYLD from the coding sequence GTGCATTGCCAACATTGCGGAAATAAATACGAGCCTAGTGCCGTTTACTGCAGCAAATGCGGGAAACCGCTGCTTCAGGACGCGCAGGCAAATGAGCAGACGCAGGCCATTGTCATTCAAGAGCATGAATTATTCATTCGGGAGGCAAGCGCCTCATTAGTGCCAGAGCAAGCGCCAGTACGAAACAGAAGAACCCGTGCCGGGGCTGGGCGTAAGTTTATTATTGCGCTCGTGCCTGTTGTTGTGTTCATTTCGACGTCTGCCGGGGTATTTTCTTATTACATATATGAAAGCGATTTGAATGATCATGTCGCCGAATGGCATGAGCAAGCGAAGCAGAAAGCTTGGGGAGGCAAATATCGCGAAGCGATGGTCCAGCTTGAGAAGGCAGCGAAGATGCGTCCTGCCTATGGTGCTCTTCAGGAGGATATGGATATTGTCAACGAGGCGGTTGCGATCGAAAATAAAATTAACCTCCTTGCCAGCGAACTGGACAATGGATCTTTGACGGAGGCTGGAGCGCTAGTGAAGCAGCTGAATACGCTGCTTGCAGGCCGGGAGGAGCAGATTTTTTCTCCGCTGCGCGAGGCGTTTGCCGATTTAAATGTTAGAATGGTCGTTGTACAGGTGCAAAATGAGCTGGACCAAATAAATTCGCTAGATGCTTTGGCGGTGAAGCTTAATACCGTTAATGGTTTAGGCGGCGAAGAAGCGGTAGCTGTGCGCAAGCAAATTGTGGACAAAATCGCGATTGTATGCCAGCAGCAAACGAAGGAGCTGCTGCAGAAGAAAAGCTTCTCCGAGGCGATCGCCATGGTACAGAAGGGAATGGCCTATGCCCCGGAGGATACGAACTTGACGAAGCTGCTCGAAAGCATTCATGCGGAGAAGCAGGCATTTGAGCAGGCGGAGCAGGAAAGAATTGAGCGTGCGATGCAGAAAGCGGCGGAAGAGGATTTGCTTAACCAAACGGCGGCCGTTGAAGTGGTGAAGGTGGATACGAGCTTTGATGAAACGGGCATCTTCAAAATCCATGCCTTGCTCAAAAATGCTGCCACAAGGCCGATTTATTCCGTAGAAATCCAATATTCGGTGCGCGGCAAGGATAAACAGATTTTAAAGAAGGGTAAGTCTATTGCCATGCCTAACTATATAGAGCCTAACGAATCCTTTACTTTCGACGCAACTGTGGAAGGCATTGAAGAGACCGATGCTACTGTCGTCATCGATCATGTCACATGGTATTTGGACTAG
- a CDS encoding YceI family protein, producing the protein MKKKNVVIGAVVAVVLLGGAGAYAMYDSFTGNNKEIKSVIGTDAAATNSAAGTASTGSGSTNGASGTETASAGAVADVNGAWTIDSTSNVYFSVTTSRETVNFEVNGVTGAWNVDTADAAANAAEASLDMNVLDSGNSQRDGHVKGADFLDVTNFANPTFKATSFEALPTEVKDGETFPLIMTGDLTIKGITKEVAFTGQAAYSGGKLNVESETVVTFEDFGMQNPHNVVMDTENNVTVQLRLTLSQNA; encoded by the coding sequence ATGAAGAAGAAAAATGTGGTTATTGGTGCTGTCGTTGCGGTTGTTTTGCTAGGTGGAGCAGGTGCATATGCCATGTATGATTCGTTTACGGGCAACAACAAGGAAATCAAAAGTGTTATTGGCACGGACGCTGCCGCTACTAACAGTGCAGCAGGTACGGCTAGCACAGGTTCTGGCTCTACTAATGGTGCAAGTGGTACGGAGACGGCTTCTGCTGGCGCTGTAGCGGATGTAAACGGAGCATGGACCATTGATTCCACTTCCAATGTGTATTTCTCGGTTACGACTTCCCGTGAGACGGTTAACTTCGAAGTAAATGGCGTAACAGGCGCTTGGAATGTAGATACGGCGGATGCGGCAGCTAATGCGGCGGAGGCAAGCCTCGATATGAACGTACTAGATTCGGGCAACAGCCAGCGTGATGGGCATGTGAAGGGAGCGGATTTTCTCGATGTGACCAACTTTGCGAACCCCACGTTCAAGGCGACATCATTTGAGGCGCTGCCAACGGAAGTGAAGGACGGCGAAACGTTCCCGCTCATCATGACTGGCGACTTGACGATTAAAGGGATTACGAAGGAAGTTGCTTTTACTGGACAAGCGGCATACAGCGGCGGCAAGCTGAATGTGGAGAGCGAGACGGTCGTCACGTTTGAGGACTTTGGCATGCAGAATCCGCATAACGTCGTGATGGATACCGAAAATAACGTTACCGTGCAGCTGCGCCTTACTCTATCGCAAAACGCCTAA
- a CDS encoding M56 family metallopeptidase — MSWSLRSKWVFGLCLMLIGFTLLQMGMYATHTLFGWEKAAFNVFEICESLIKRYSLLLLSYMMKLAVFGTFVHLMYVTVKHCLGVRAANRKMSILQHGGLSDELNARYFAGSKAIMVVSHPEPIALTLGFLRPKIILSTGLLALLDKEELEAVIEHEHFHYRNRDPLMILILQVGATVLWYMPILRFGVEQYKTTRELLADHFALQRQVSEHSLGSALLKLVKFSRGERSSRTFVHASFADHSINYRLMRLLNPESQELSMRFPVVALVLSILTFGSISVMYLPIML; from the coding sequence ATGAGCTGGAGTCTTAGGTCGAAATGGGTGTTTGGCTTGTGCCTAATGCTGATTGGGTTCACGCTGCTGCAAATGGGCATGTATGCGACGCATACGCTGTTCGGCTGGGAGAAGGCGGCGTTTAATGTATTTGAAATTTGCGAGAGCCTCATTAAGAGGTACAGCCTGCTGCTCCTTAGCTACATGATGAAGCTTGCCGTCTTTGGGACGTTCGTGCATCTGATGTACGTTACGGTGAAGCATTGTCTCGGCGTACGGGCTGCAAACCGTAAAATGAGCATTTTACAGCATGGAGGTTTATCGGATGAACTGAATGCGCGGTATTTTGCAGGCAGCAAAGCGATCATGGTCGTTTCGCATCCAGAACCGATTGCGCTGACGCTTGGTTTTCTTCGTCCCAAAATCATTTTATCTACTGGGCTTCTCGCTCTGCTTGATAAGGAGGAGCTTGAGGCGGTCATCGAGCATGAGCACTTTCATTACCGAAATCGCGATCCGCTGATGATTTTGATTTTGCAGGTAGGCGCAACGGTGCTGTGGTATATGCCGATTCTTCGCTTTGGAGTCGAGCAGTACAAAACGACCCGCGAGCTGTTAGCCGACCATTTCGCTTTGCAGCGGCAGGTGAGCGAGCATAGTCTTGGCAGCGCGCTGCTCAAGCTTGTGAAATTCAGCCGTGGGGAACGCAGCAGCCGGACCTTCGTCCATGCTTCTTTCGCCGACCATTCGATTAATTATCGGTTAATGAGGCTGTTGAATCCCGAGTCGCAAGAGCTAAGCATGCGTTTTCCAGTGGTGGCCTTGGTATTATCCATACTGACCTTCGGATCGATTTCCGTCATGTATCTTCCTATTATGCTGTAG
- a CDS encoding BlaI/MecI/CopY family transcriptional regulator, with translation MTILWSQPDSYIKDVQHKLEQDKPLNFNTVMTVMNRLVDKGLLVKSSGKPSKYAPVHTQEQFLSIQSRELLEDLGPLVVNYMFDAMEEVDEELLDKLEQKIKSLKEGRRHELES, from the coding sequence ATGACCATCTTGTGGTCGCAGCCTGATAGCTACATCAAGGATGTACAGCATAAGCTCGAACAGGACAAGCCATTAAATTTCAACACCGTCATGACCGTCATGAATCGGCTTGTAGACAAGGGGCTGCTCGTGAAATCATCAGGCAAGCCTTCGAAATATGCGCCTGTGCATACGCAAGAGCAGTTTCTGAGCATTCAGTCCCGGGAGCTTCTTGAAGATCTTGGCCCACTCGTCGTCAACTATATGTTCGATGCGATGGAAGAGGTTGATGAGGAACTGCTGGATAAGCTGGAGCAAAAAATCAAATCGCTTAAAGAGGGCAGACGCCATGAGCTGGAGTCTTAG
- the galU gene encoding UTP--glucose-1-phosphate uridylyltransferase GalU: MGQKVRKAIIPAGGLGTRFLPATKAQPKEMLPIIDKPAIQYIVEEAVQSGIDSIVIVSGRHKRAIEDHFDKSVELEGELEERGNEEMLKVVKEISQLADIYYVRQKEPLGLGHAVLCAQRFIGDEPFAVLLGDDILTSEPPCLKQMIDRYEQYSSSVVALMEVPWNQTHKYGIADIRDEAGHIRELIEKPLPGQAPSNWAVVGRYVLEPAIFDLLSKAEPGKGGEIQLTDSLQRLNELSPIIGHRFTGKRHDVGDKLGFVQATIDFALEREDLREDVRRYVLERLAAYTHS; the protein is encoded by the coding sequence ATGGGACAAAAGGTACGCAAAGCGATTATCCCGGCAGGCGGACTTGGGACAAGGTTTTTGCCAGCAACGAAGGCGCAGCCTAAAGAAATGCTGCCGATCATAGATAAACCAGCGATTCAATATATTGTAGAAGAAGCGGTGCAGTCGGGCATCGACAGCATCGTCATTGTGAGCGGCCGCCATAAACGGGCGATTGAGGACCACTTTGACAAGTCGGTTGAGCTTGAAGGAGAACTGGAGGAGCGCGGCAACGAGGAAATGCTCAAAGTTGTGAAAGAAATTTCGCAGCTGGCCGACATTTATTATGTTCGCCAGAAGGAGCCGCTTGGTCTCGGACACGCGGTGCTGTGCGCGCAGCGTTTTATTGGCGACGAGCCATTTGCAGTGCTGCTCGGAGACGACATTTTGACATCTGAGCCGCCATGCCTGAAGCAAATGATCGATCGTTACGAGCAGTATTCTTCCTCCGTCGTGGCTCTGATGGAAGTGCCATGGAATCAGACGCACAAGTATGGCATTGCCGATATTCGGGACGAAGCGGGGCATATCCGTGAACTGATCGAGAAGCCGCTGCCTGGTCAGGCGCCGTCGAATTGGGCCGTTGTAGGGCGCTATGTGCTGGAGCCGGCTATTTTTGACCTTTTGTCTAAGGCCGAGCCAGGCAAAGGCGGGGAGATTCAATTAACGGACAGCCTGCAACGGTTGAACGAGCTGTCGCCGATTATTGGACATCGCTTTACAGGCAAGCGCCATGATGTGGGAGATAAGCTGGGCTTTGTCCAGGCGACGATTGATTTTGCTCTGGAGCGCGAAGATTTGCGGGAAGACGTCCGCCGCTATGTGCTGGAGCGTCTGGCTGCCTATACGCATAGCTAG
- a CDS encoding HAMP domain-containing sensor histidine kinase — MIRSLYVRVTWTFLVIVVISMGIAYWMADQIFTRDLSGQFPAQLDRSIVRIEQLYAASSPKSLSIFIKQVADMQNLAIVAVGRGGEIIEAGKTSAEITQLLTPAIIENVFSGQLQMLTSEEEGETSRPSSPPALGRKAVLGESDWAFFVRPDRVPEIRSFQRNTYTILITLLVVGCILIPIAARYLVKPLKMMTEATKRIATGDFTVQLPVQRRDELGNLADSINRMTVGLSQLETMRQDFVSNVSHEIQSPLTSIGGFAEVLRSEQLTDEERDRYVGIIKQESSRLSRLSENLLKLASLDSKQHPFEPRAIRLDRQLRDVVLSCEPQWMAKRLTVELLMEETVIVADEDQLSQVWNNLLANSMKFTPDNGHIRITLSEENGCAIVRIADNGSGISPADQERVFERFYKADTARDRMKGGSGLGLSIVKKIVDIHEGLIEIESSVLASVGKGTPSGTTIRVMLPLHSALLQTAPAASGENDVG, encoded by the coding sequence ATGATTCGCAGCCTGTATGTTCGCGTGACCTGGACGTTTCTGGTCATAGTGGTCATCAGCATGGGCATCGCTTATTGGATGGCGGATCAAATTTTCACTAGGGATTTAAGCGGACAATTTCCGGCCCAGCTGGATCGCTCGATTGTGCGGATTGAGCAGCTGTATGCGGCTTCCTCGCCGAAATCCTTGAGCATATTCATCAAGCAGGTTGCCGATATGCAAAATTTAGCGATTGTAGCCGTTGGCCGTGGTGGCGAAATCATTGAGGCCGGCAAGACCAGCGCAGAAATCACGCAGCTTCTAACCCCGGCAATTATTGAAAATGTTTTCTCTGGACAATTGCAAATGCTGACCAGCGAGGAGGAGGGCGAAACCAGCCGGCCGTCGTCGCCTCCGGCTTTGGGGCGCAAAGCTGTGCTTGGCGAGAGTGATTGGGCGTTCTTCGTTCGGCCCGATCGCGTGCCGGAAATTCGCAGCTTTCAGCGCAACACCTACACCATATTGATCACGCTGCTGGTCGTCGGCTGTATTCTAATTCCGATTGCGGCCCGCTACTTGGTCAAGCCGCTGAAAATGATGACCGAAGCGACGAAGCGCATCGCCACCGGAGATTTCACTGTACAGCTGCCTGTACAGCGCCGGGATGAGCTTGGCAATTTGGCCGACAGCATCAATCGCATGACAGTAGGCTTGTCGCAGCTGGAGACGATGCGGCAGGATTTTGTATCCAACGTCTCCCACGAAATTCAATCGCCGCTGACTTCAATCGGCGGGTTCGCCGAGGTGCTGCGCAGCGAGCAGCTGACCGATGAGGAACGCGATCGCTACGTCGGCATTATTAAGCAGGAGAGCAGCCGCTTGTCCCGGCTGAGCGAGAATTTGCTTAAGCTGGCTTCGCTGGACTCGAAGCAGCATCCCTTTGAGCCGCGTGCGATCAGGCTGGACCGCCAGCTGCGCGACGTTGTGCTTTCATGCGAGCCGCAGTGGATGGCGAAGCGGCTCACGGTTGAGCTGCTGATGGAGGAGACGGTCATCGTCGCGGATGAAGATCAGCTGAGCCAGGTTTGGAACAATCTGCTGGCGAACAGCATGAAGTTTACGCCGGATAATGGGCACATCCGCATTACGCTGTCCGAGGAAAACGGCTGCGCAATCGTGCGTATTGCCGATAACGGCAGCGGCATTTCCCCGGCTGATCAGGAGCGGGTATTCGAACGCTTCTATAAAGCGGATACGGCGCGGGACCGGATGAAAGGCGGCAGCGGACTGGGGCTGTCGATTGTGAAGAAAATCGTCGATATTCACGAAGGTTTAATTGAAATCGAATCCAGCGTCTTAGCCAGTGTGGGGAAAGGGACACCATCCGGCACAACGATTCGGGTCATGCTGCCGCTTCATTCGGCACTGCTGCAAACGGCTCCGGCCGCCAGCGGTGAGAATGACGTAGGCTAG
- a CDS encoding response regulator transcription factor — MPKILVVDDDPNIRELVSILLRREGFQIIEAQDGQDALERLETVLPDLAVIDVMMPRMDGWALCETLRASYDMPLLLLTAKGETANKVKGFGLGADDYMVKPFEPLELAVRIKALLKRYRIAASQTVELGQLILNLSEFHVTMAGKRIMLPPKEFELLFKLASYPDKTFSREQLIEQIWGMNYEGDERTVDVHIKRLRERFTEEEAGIRIVTIRGLGYRMEELE; from the coding sequence ATGCCGAAAATTTTAGTCGTAGATGACGATCCAAACATTCGTGAGCTAGTCAGCATTTTGCTGCGCCGTGAAGGTTTTCAAATTATAGAAGCACAGGATGGACAAGATGCGCTGGAGCGGTTGGAGACGGTGCTGCCGGATTTGGCTGTTATTGATGTCATGATGCCGCGCATGGACGGCTGGGCCTTATGCGAAACGCTGCGCGCCTCGTATGATATGCCGCTGCTGCTGCTGACCGCTAAAGGCGAAACGGCGAATAAAGTAAAAGGCTTCGGCCTCGGAGCCGATGATTATATGGTTAAGCCATTTGAGCCGCTGGAGCTGGCTGTACGCATTAAGGCTTTGCTTAAGCGCTACCGCATTGCGGCTTCGCAGACCGTGGAGCTGGGGCAGCTGATTCTCAATTTGAGTGAATTTCATGTCACGATGGCAGGCAAGCGGATCATGCTGCCGCCTAAAGAGTTTGAGCTGTTGTTCAAGCTGGCAAGCTACCCGGACAAAACATTTTCAAGAGAACAGTTGATTGAGCAAATATGGGGCATGAACTATGAAGGGGATGAGCGGACGGTGGATGTGCATATCAAACGGCTGCGCGAGCGTTTTACCGAGGAAGAGGCGGGCATTCGGATCGTCACGATTCGCGGACTCGGCTATCGAATGGAGGAGCTTGAATGA
- the trxB gene encoding thioredoxin-disulfide reductase, with amino-acid sequence MHKTIIIGTGPAGLTAAIYLARANMEPLVIEGWQPGGQLTTTTEIENFPGFPDGILGSELMSNMRKQAQRFGATFRTGSVKSVDFSKRPYTLDVEGIGELQAESVIISTGASAKYLGIPGEQENIGRGVSTCATCDGFFFRGKKILVVGGGDSAMEESVFLTRFASEVTVVNRRSELRASKIMQDRARDNDKISWSLDRTPLEVAAGDAGLQGLKVRNNETGEEELIEADGVFITIGHTPNTGFLGGQIDTDEQGYIIVKPGTSETNIPGVFACGDVQDRQYRQAITAAGSGCMAALDAERFLEAQVHAASVHA; translated from the coding sequence ATGCATAAAACAATTATTATCGGTACTGGACCTGCGGGATTAACCGCTGCTATTTATTTGGCTCGCGCCAACATGGAGCCGCTCGTTATTGAAGGCTGGCAGCCAGGCGGCCAACTGACGACAACGACCGAAATCGAAAACTTTCCCGGCTTCCCTGACGGCATTCTCGGCAGCGAGCTGATGTCCAATATGCGCAAGCAAGCGCAGCGCTTCGGCGCTACATTCCGCACTGGCTCTGTAAAAAGCGTTGATTTCAGCAAACGCCCTTATACGCTTGATGTTGAAGGAATCGGCGAGCTGCAAGCGGAATCGGTCATTATTTCAACCGGCGCTTCGGCGAAATATCTCGGCATTCCCGGGGAGCAGGAGAACATTGGACGCGGCGTCAGCACTTGCGCAACCTGCGATGGTTTCTTTTTCCGCGGCAAAAAAATTCTCGTTGTCGGCGGCGGCGACTCCGCCATGGAGGAATCAGTGTTCCTGACTCGCTTCGCGTCGGAAGTAACGGTCGTTAACCGCCGCTCCGAGCTGCGCGCTTCGAAGATCATGCAGGACCGCGCTCGCGACAACGACAAAATCTCCTGGAGCCTCGATCGCACCCCGCTTGAGGTGGCAGCCGGAGATGCCGGGCTTCAAGGCCTGAAAGTCCGCAACAATGAAACAGGCGAAGAAGAGCTGATCGAGGCAGACGGCGTGTTCATTACGATCGGGCATACGCCGAACACAGGCTTCCTTGGCGGTCAAATCGACACCGATGAGCAAGGCTACATCATTGTGAAGCCCGGAACTTCCGAGACGAACATCCCTGGCGTCTTCGCCTGTGGCGATGTACAGGATCGCCAGTATCGCCAAGCGATTACTGCTGCCGGCAGCGGCTGTATGGCTGCGCTCGACGCCGAGCGTTTCCTGGAAGCCCAGGTTCATGCCGCTTCGGTCCATGCTTAA